One part of the Leucobacter triazinivorans genome encodes these proteins:
- a CDS encoding cytochrome P450, translating to MTGQVASEAVPYLDIASPEFAMNSEAVRDARSASWYARTNYGIGVLRYKEVTELLKHASLNQGSAKWPDHHGVHSGVFYDWWAKNLLVLEGDEHDRIRRLLNPAFSPGVARRLEPEFAAIAAELIADMTAKQARGEQVEFVADFSEPFATRALCAMMGLPHEHWPFIASRANTVGYALSVTIKEDIARVDVAVQELYDFVEQLIEERRADPGDDMVSTLLQVSSQDGDTLSGEELRNALVLMLFGGMDTTRNQLGLVLQTFMRNPEQWELLAERPKELTRPALEEALRVNPTTRWVTREANEDFEFNGLHIAKGTTVHLFTMSSGTDPEAYPDPDIDIQIPSRKQHHTFGGGIHKCLGHYIARADMSVALPMLAQAITDVSCPGGDEWLPDSGNHGPVKLPIDFTVR from the coding sequence ATGACCGGACAGGTGGCATCGGAAGCGGTGCCGTATCTCGACATCGCATCGCCGGAGTTCGCGATGAACTCCGAGGCGGTGCGCGATGCGCGCAGCGCGAGCTGGTACGCGAGGACCAACTACGGGATCGGCGTGCTGCGGTACAAGGAGGTCACCGAGCTGCTGAAGCACGCGAGCCTCAACCAGGGGAGCGCCAAGTGGCCCGATCACCACGGCGTCCACTCCGGCGTGTTCTACGACTGGTGGGCGAAGAACCTGCTCGTGCTCGAGGGCGACGAGCACGACCGCATCCGCCGGTTGCTCAACCCCGCGTTCTCTCCCGGGGTCGCGCGCAGGCTCGAACCGGAGTTTGCGGCGATCGCCGCCGAGCTGATCGCCGACATGACGGCCAAGCAGGCGCGCGGCGAGCAGGTGGAATTCGTCGCGGACTTCTCCGAGCCGTTCGCAACGCGTGCGCTCTGCGCGATGATGGGGCTGCCGCACGAGCACTGGCCCTTCATCGCCTCGCGGGCGAACACGGTCGGATACGCGCTGAGCGTGACGATCAAGGAGGACATCGCACGCGTCGACGTCGCGGTGCAAGAGCTCTACGACTTCGTCGAGCAGCTCATCGAGGAGCGGCGGGCGGATCCGGGCGACGACATGGTGTCCACCCTGCTCCAGGTATCGTCCCAGGACGGAGACACGCTCAGCGGCGAGGAGCTGCGCAACGCCCTCGTGCTCATGCTCTTCGGCGGCATGGACACGACTCGCAATCAGCTCGGCCTCGTCCTGCAGACCTTCATGCGCAATCCCGAGCAGTGGGAGCTGCTGGCAGAGCGGCCGAAGGAGCTCACCCGTCCCGCGCTCGAGGAGGCGCTGCGCGTCAACCCGACCACGCGCTGGGTGACCCGGGAGGCGAACGAGGACTTCGAGTTCAACGGTCTCCACATCGCCAAGGGCACGACCGTGCATCTGTTCACGATGTCGAGCGGCACCGATCCCGAGGCCTACCCCGATCCCGACATCGACATCCAGATCCCGAGCCGCAAGCAGCATCACACCTTCGGCGGCGGGATCCACAAGTGCCTCGGGCACTACATCGCGCGCGCCGACATGAGCGTGGCGCTGCCGATGCTGGCGCAGGCCATCACCGATGTGAGCTGCCCGGGCGGCGACGAGTGGCTGCCCGACTCCGGCAACCACGGCCCCGTCAAGCTCCCGATCGACTTCACCGTGCGCTGA
- a CDS encoding FAD-dependent oxidoreductase has protein sequence MPTPSGPKIAIVGSGPSGCYLAQSLLRAAPGCELTIFDRLVSPFGLVRYGVAADHQHTKAIARQFDRLFQHEAVRFAGDIEIGRDLGLDELREHFDAVVLATGLSADRGLGIPGGDLPGVVGAGALTRVLNAHPDAGALLPALGSDVVIIGAGNVALDVLRFLVKGADDYADSDVADPALDAYLAAPAARVTLVSRSSAAQSKGDPQMLRELAQLPRANYTMIGDAGSATESALDRAAQGRVAAIGEMTAAERPTSPGPDVALRFGWSPVRVLGAERVEGVELARGDEQVVVSATSVVTAIGFASTGGDALARLISDLEADPGTGRIEAGLYRAGWAQRGPRGAIPENRTYAKLVADEIAADLRSGALALHPERRGFAGLPGSVRTRAVGYDQWLALDAHERALAPEGRVRRKLPDHERMAAIARGAAESER, from the coding sequence ATGCCGACTCCCTCGGGCCCGAAGATCGCCATCGTCGGCAGCGGGCCGTCCGGCTGCTACCTCGCGCAGTCCCTGCTGCGCGCTGCACCGGGCTGCGAACTCACGATCTTCGATCGCCTGGTCTCGCCCTTCGGACTCGTGCGCTACGGCGTCGCCGCAGACCATCAGCACACGAAGGCCATCGCGCGGCAGTTCGACCGTCTGTTCCAGCACGAGGCGGTGCGCTTCGCCGGCGACATCGAGATCGGGCGCGATCTCGGTCTCGACGAGCTGCGCGAGCACTTCGACGCGGTGGTGCTGGCCACCGGGCTCTCCGCAGACCGCGGCCTCGGCATTCCGGGCGGTGATCTGCCCGGCGTGGTCGGAGCCGGCGCGCTGACCCGGGTGCTCAACGCGCATCCGGACGCCGGCGCTCTGCTTCCCGCGCTCGGAAGCGATGTCGTGATCATCGGCGCCGGCAACGTGGCGCTCGACGTGCTCCGATTCCTCGTGAAGGGCGCCGACGACTACGCCGACAGCGACGTGGCCGACCCGGCGCTCGACGCGTATCTCGCGGCACCCGCCGCGCGGGTGACGCTCGTGAGCCGATCGAGCGCGGCGCAGTCGAAGGGCGACCCGCAGATGCTGCGCGAGCTGGCGCAGCTGCCTCGGGCGAACTACACGATGATCGGCGACGCGGGATCCGCCACCGAGTCCGCGCTCGATCGAGCCGCGCAGGGGCGCGTCGCCGCGATCGGCGAGATGACCGCCGCAGAGCGCCCCACGAGTCCGGGGCCCGACGTCGCCCTCCGTTTCGGCTGGTCGCCCGTGCGCGTGCTCGGCGCCGAGCGTGTGGAGGGCGTCGAGCTCGCCCGGGGCGACGAACAGGTCGTGGTATCCGCGACCTCCGTCGTGACGGCGATCGGATTCGCCTCGACGGGGGGCGATGCGCTCGCGCGCCTCATCTCCGATCTGGAGGCCGACCCCGGGACCGGACGCATCGAGGCCGGCCTCTATCGTGCGGGGTGGGCCCAGCGCGGGCCGCGCGGCGCGATCCCGGAGAATCGCACGTACGCGAAGCTCGTCGCCGATGAGATCGCGGCCGATCTGCGCTCCGGCGCGCTCGCCCTGCATCCCGAGCGGCGGGGATTCGCCGGCCTGCCCGGCTCCGTGCGCACGCGCGCCGTCGGCTACGACCAGTGGCTCGCGCTCGACGCGCACGAGCGCGCGCTCGCCCCCGAGGGGCGGGTGCGCCGCAAACTTCCCGACCACGAACGGATGGCCGCCATCGCCCGCGGGGCGGCGGAGTCCGAGCGATGA
- a CDS encoding flavodoxin domain-containing protein: MKFTILYGTESGNAELIAEDLGAALSEQHDDVAVHDLQQTDPGSLSPDTFYLIVCSTHGEGDLPNSAIPFAEAFDATPPDLTGVRYAMFGLGDTFYEETYSQGSEHIDRRFAAQGAERVGEYGRHDASSWELGSDAALEWLPGVLESAAIPA; the protein is encoded by the coding sequence GTGAAGTTCACCATTCTGTACGGCACCGAATCCGGCAATGCGGAGCTCATCGCCGAGGATCTCGGCGCCGCGCTGAGCGAGCAGCACGACGACGTCGCGGTGCACGATCTGCAGCAGACCGATCCCGGATCACTCTCGCCGGACACCTTCTACCTGATCGTCTGTTCCACCCACGGCGAGGGCGATCTGCCGAACTCGGCGATCCCGTTCGCCGAGGCGTTCGACGCGACTCCCCCGGACCTCACCGGGGTGCGGTACGCCATGTTCGGCCTCGGCGACACCTTCTACGAGGAGACCTACAGCCAGGGCAGCGAGCACATCGATCGCCGCTTCGCGGCGCAGGGCGCCGAGCGGGTGGGCGAGTACGGCCGGCACGACGCCTCGTCGTGGGAGCTCGGCAGCGACGCTGCGCTCGAGTGGCTGCCCGGCGTGCTCGAGTCCGCCGCGATCCCGGCCTGA
- a CDS encoding IS110 family transposase, with product MTIVAHQHPYVIGVDTHARTHTYAVLSPLGELLDIAQFPTTTAGMQRAISWGARRTGGDLDTLWVIEGTASYGARLVMLVASTGYEVVEAPVTPGRVRAGKGKSDPFDARQIAAAALPLQEIELRRPRAGHGYRLALRVLLTARDDLTHEHTQKMNALTALLRVHDLGIDARRPLTRTQVAQIAKWRCRSEEIALQIARAEAVRLAKRLSELALEIRSNQDQIHTLLQATPASELLEITGIGPIGAAVIYTAWSHQGRVRSEASFAALAGVSPVPASSGNTVRHRLNRGGDRRVNRALHLAAVTRARCDEETKAYIAKRTAQGRTPKEIRRCLKRYLARRVYKILNAATTPPTPN from the coding sequence ATGACTATTGTCGCGCATCAGCATCCGTATGTGATTGGGGTCGATACCCACGCCCGTACGCACACCTACGCGGTCCTGTCCCCGCTCGGGGAACTCCTGGACATCGCCCAGTTCCCGACGACGACCGCGGGGATGCAACGAGCAATCTCGTGGGGTGCGCGCCGCACTGGTGGTGATCTCGACACGCTCTGGGTGATCGAAGGCACCGCTTCCTATGGCGCACGATTGGTGATGCTCGTCGCGAGCACCGGATACGAAGTCGTGGAAGCGCCGGTGACGCCTGGGCGGGTGCGGGCCGGGAAAGGGAAATCGGATCCGTTCGATGCCCGCCAGATCGCGGCTGCCGCACTCCCGCTGCAGGAGATAGAGTTGCGTCGTCCTCGGGCCGGGCACGGGTATCGTCTGGCATTGCGTGTGCTATTGACCGCGAGAGATGATCTCACGCACGAGCACACGCAGAAGATGAATGCGCTCACGGCATTGCTGCGAGTGCATGATCTCGGCATCGATGCCCGCCGCCCACTCACACGTACCCAGGTCGCACAGATCGCGAAGTGGCGATGTCGCTCGGAAGAGATCGCGCTGCAGATCGCGCGTGCAGAAGCTGTTCGGCTTGCGAAACGATTGAGCGAGCTCGCGTTGGAGATCCGTTCAAACCAAGACCAGATCCATACCCTGCTCCAGGCCACACCAGCGAGCGAGTTGCTCGAGATCACAGGAATCGGTCCCATCGGGGCGGCCGTGATCTACACGGCCTGGTCGCATCAGGGGCGGGTTCGTTCGGAAGCATCGTTCGCGGCACTGGCGGGGGTGTCCCCGGTTCCCGCGTCGTCGGGGAACACCGTCCGGCACCGATTGAACCGCGGCGGGGATCGGAGAGTGAACCGGGCACTACATCTCGCCGCGGTCACCAGAGCGCGTTGCGACGAAGAAACCAAAGCATATATTGCGAAACGGACCGCGCAAGGACGCACCCCGAAAGAGATTCGCCGCTGCCTGAAACGCTACCTCGCACGCCGCGTCTACAAGATCCTCAACGCAGCAACAACACCCCCGACCCCGAATTGA
- a CDS encoding gamma-glutamyl-gamma-aminobutyrate hydrolase family protein: MADLAVDPAPFLTPEAEDPNGPLIPMVVSLTFPGMDRGAHDLQDEFTRIAFAAVREAGGRPRLVDSAAERLAASDEVFADARGIVFLGGGDVDVACYAYDGPVPANLYGVDRRGDDYCLDLIRESVRRDLPTLAICRGSQLLNVAFGGTLIPDIADWEMHHGGVGEPLFIDERVRLQPGSEIARILGRTDVTVRNGHHQAVAEVAPALRATARAHDGIVEGTEHREASWVLGVQWHPEEPQADTQDRARLFEALVARARG, translated from the coding sequence ATGGCCGACCTCGCCGTGGATCCCGCACCCTTCCTGACGCCTGAGGCAGAGGACCCGAACGGGCCGCTGATCCCGATGGTGGTGTCGCTCACCTTCCCCGGGATGGACCGCGGGGCGCACGATCTGCAGGACGAGTTCACGAGGATCGCCTTCGCGGCGGTGCGCGAGGCCGGCGGACGGCCCCGGCTGGTCGATTCGGCGGCAGAGCGACTCGCCGCCTCCGACGAGGTGTTCGCCGACGCGCGGGGGATCGTGTTCCTCGGCGGAGGCGACGTGGATGTCGCCTGCTACGCGTACGATGGGCCCGTGCCGGCGAACCTCTACGGCGTCGACCGCCGAGGGGACGACTACTGCCTCGACCTGATCCGGGAGTCCGTGCGCAGAGATCTGCCGACACTGGCGATCTGCCGCGGCTCGCAACTGCTCAACGTGGCGTTCGGGGGCACCCTGATCCCCGACATCGCCGACTGGGAGATGCACCACGGCGGCGTCGGGGAGCCGCTGTTCATCGACGAGCGGGTGCGGCTGCAGCCCGGCTCCGAGATCGCGCGGATCCTGGGCCGCACCGACGTCACGGTGCGCAACGGCCACCACCAGGCCGTGGCCGAAGTGGCTCCCGCGTTGCGGGCGACGGCCCGCGCTCACGATGGCATCGTCGAGGGCACCGAGCACCGTGAGGCGAGCTGGGTGCTGGGCGTTCAGTGGCATCCCGAGGAGCCGCAGGCAGACACGCAGGACCGGGCTCGCCTCTTCGAGGCACTCGTCGCGCGCGCCCGCGGGTGA
- a CDS encoding APC family permease has translation MSHNNDVVEHDEDAAHLASLGYSYDTTFKREMSFWGNVSLGFTYLSPIAGVYSMFAISLGQAGPPMAWALVIALVGQFLVALIFGEVVSNYPVAGGVYPWSRRLWGRKWAWMNGWIYVVALVGTLAAVAYGAAPFVASIFGGGVGAGGTVLIALGTLVIATILNFSGTRVLSLAATIGLTAEMIGAVGISLYLLIFHRKQDWSVVFDNQGIGDNAPGGYFGAFAAAALIGMFAYYGFEANGDVAEEIKDPSARVPKAMRMTLYIGGFAANVLVFSLVFAVPDFAAVASGDVADPIGEALQSAFGPVFPIVMLIVVIAFISCITSLQAAASRLVYSMARDGFLPASNFLARFNEKRHVPSNALLTAAFFPAAVVVLSLMLEDALTAMVGFGTVGIYIGFQMVVLAALRARVLGWKPAGKFRLGAWAYPVNILALIWGVAAVANIIWPRETGGGWAEDYLLIMTTVGVIAVGWIYMLASKAYQRGDAPAGDASGPIKTTTAVG, from the coding sequence ATGTCACACAACAACGACGTCGTGGAGCACGACGAGGACGCGGCACACCTCGCGTCGCTCGGCTACTCCTACGACACGACCTTCAAGCGCGAGATGAGCTTCTGGGGCAACGTTTCGCTCGGCTTCACCTATCTCTCTCCGATCGCGGGCGTCTACTCGATGTTCGCGATCTCGCTCGGCCAGGCGGGTCCGCCCATGGCCTGGGCCCTCGTGATCGCACTCGTCGGCCAGTTCCTCGTCGCGCTGATCTTCGGAGAGGTGGTGTCGAACTATCCGGTGGCGGGCGGGGTCTACCCCTGGTCGCGCCGTCTCTGGGGTCGCAAGTGGGCCTGGATGAACGGCTGGATCTACGTCGTGGCACTGGTGGGCACGCTCGCCGCTGTGGCCTACGGCGCCGCGCCGTTCGTCGCCTCGATCTTCGGCGGAGGAGTCGGTGCCGGCGGCACCGTGCTGATCGCCCTCGGCACGCTCGTGATCGCCACGATCCTGAACTTCTCCGGCACTCGTGTGCTGAGCCTCGCGGCCACGATCGGTCTCACCGCCGAGATGATCGGCGCGGTCGGCATCAGCCTGTACCTGCTGATCTTCCACCGCAAGCAGGACTGGTCGGTCGTCTTCGACAACCAGGGCATCGGCGACAACGCTCCGGGCGGGTACTTCGGCGCCTTCGCGGCCGCTGCGCTCATCGGCATGTTCGCCTACTACGGCTTCGAGGCGAACGGCGACGTGGCCGAGGAGATCAAGGATCCGAGCGCTCGCGTACCCAAGGCCATGCGGATGACGCTCTACATCGGCGGATTCGCGGCGAACGTGCTCGTCTTCTCGCTCGTGTTCGCGGTTCCCGACTTCGCCGCCGTCGCGAGCGGCGACGTCGCCGACCCGATCGGCGAGGCGCTGCAGAGTGCCTTCGGGCCCGTGTTCCCGATCGTCATGCTCATCGTGGTGATCGCGTTCATCTCGTGCATCACGAGCCTGCAGGCCGCGGCGAGCCGTCTCGTCTACTCGATGGCGCGCGACGGCTTCCTCCCGGCATCGAATTTCCTCGCCCGCTTCAATGAGAAGCGTCACGTGCCCAGCAATGCGCTGCTCACGGCAGCGTTTTTCCCCGCGGCCGTGGTCGTGCTCTCGCTGATGCTCGAGGACGCGCTGACCGCGATGGTCGGATTCGGTACCGTCGGCATCTACATCGGCTTCCAGATGGTGGTGCTCGCGGCGCTGCGCGCCCGGGTGCTCGGATGGAAGCCTGCCGGAAAGTTCCGTCTCGGAGCCTGGGCCTACCCGGTCAACATCCTGGCGCTGATCTGGGGTGTCGCCGCGGTGGCCAATATCATCTGGCCGCGCGAGACCGGTGGCGGCTGGGCCGAGGACTACCTGCTGATCATGACCACCGTCGGTGTGATCGCGGTCGGCTGGATCTACATGCTCGCCTCGAAGGCCTACCAGCGCGGCGACGCGCCGGCCGGCGACGCGAGCGGTCCGATCAAGACGACGACGGCCGTGGGCTGA
- a CDS encoding cupin domain-containing protein has translation MTQHAVVAEVFDRIPEAGDLEAPLGTSTTGPTRTWLEEFTSDAEKGVHTGFWRCEPGVSEWNFVDMGEVIHVLKGRLVATEDGGEPVELLPGSVASFPAGWKGTWEITEALEKFYVML, from the coding sequence GTGACGCAGCATGCAGTGGTGGCAGAGGTCTTCGATCGAATCCCCGAGGCCGGAGATCTGGAGGCGCCGCTCGGCACCTCGACGACCGGGCCCACGCGCACGTGGCTCGAAGAGTTCACGAGCGACGCCGAGAAGGGTGTGCACACCGGCTTCTGGCGCTGCGAGCCGGGAGTGTCGGAGTGGAACTTCGTCGACATGGGCGAGGTGATCCACGTGCTCAAGGGGCGCCTCGTCGCGACGGAGGACGGGGGAGAGCCGGTCGAGCTGCTTCCGGGGAGCGTCGCCTCGTTCCCCGCCGGGTGGAAGGGCACCTGGGAGATCACGGAGGCGCTCGAGAAGTTCTACGTGATGCTCTGA
- a CDS encoding nuclear transport factor 2 family protein, which produces MHEAVRAAVQKYVDGCAAADAERVRDAFDDHAVMWGYLGADYVTMSGADFAANVVGTAQPAGSGYSSEIHSIEIVGDVASAVLDERGFLGADFRNFFGLIRRGGEWRITSKVFTTV; this is translated from the coding sequence ATGCACGAAGCAGTGAGAGCCGCGGTCCAGAAATACGTCGACGGTTGCGCGGCGGCCGATGCGGAGCGCGTGCGCGACGCCTTCGACGACCACGCGGTCATGTGGGGGTATCTGGGTGCGGACTACGTCACGATGAGCGGCGCCGACTTCGCCGCGAACGTCGTGGGCACCGCGCAGCCTGCGGGAAGCGGGTACTCCTCCGAGATCCACAGCATCGAGATCGTCGGCGACGTCGCCAGTGCGGTACTCGACGAGCGGGGCTTCCTGGGAGCCGACTTCCGCAACTTCTTCGGGCTGATCCGGCGGGGCGGCGAGTGGCGCATCACCAGTAAGGTGTTCACGACCGTCTGA
- a CDS encoding agmatine deiminase family protein, with protein MTTWRMPIEGHEQERLWLAWPTSGYTLGDTEAEVEEARTTWAAVANAASEFEAVTVVVNPGDEGIAAQYLSAQIDRITAPLDDAWMRDIGPSFVIGDDGRLGAVNFVFNGWGAQDWASWEHDQHIGRIVAEAAGAELIDSEMTNEGGGIQVDGTGHVILTKTVQLDPGRNPGWTEERVEAELARTIGTTSAMWLPRGLTRDHDTFGTRGHSDILAAFASPEVLLMHRQDAESHPDHLIAQTNRAVAERYRADTASSFEILDLPAPTTLRDEEGFVDYSYINHVVLNGAVLACAFDDPADDQALATLREVYPGRRVIGIDARPLFARGGGIHCITQQQPKVG; from the coding sequence ATGACGACGTGGCGCATGCCCATCGAAGGACACGAGCAGGAGCGGCTCTGGCTCGCGTGGCCGACGAGCGGCTACACGCTCGGCGACACGGAGGCCGAGGTCGAGGAGGCGCGCACCACATGGGCGGCCGTCGCGAATGCGGCCAGTGAGTTCGAGGCCGTCACCGTGGTCGTGAACCCCGGCGATGAGGGCATTGCGGCACAGTACCTCTCGGCGCAGATCGACCGCATCACCGCGCCCCTCGACGACGCCTGGATGCGCGACATCGGACCGAGCTTCGTGATCGGCGACGACGGCCGGCTCGGTGCGGTGAACTTCGTCTTCAACGGCTGGGGCGCTCAGGACTGGGCCAGCTGGGAGCACGACCAGCACATCGGCCGCATCGTCGCCGAGGCCGCCGGAGCGGAGCTGATCGACTCGGAGATGACGAACGAGGGCGGCGGCATCCAGGTCGACGGCACCGGGCACGTCATCCTCACGAAGACCGTGCAGCTCGATCCGGGCCGCAACCCCGGGTGGACCGAAGAGCGGGTGGAGGCCGAGCTGGCCCGCACGATCGGCACCACGAGCGCGATGTGGCTGCCCCGCGGCCTCACCCGCGACCACGACACCTTCGGTACCCGCGGCCACTCCGACATCCTCGCCGCGTTCGCGTCGCCCGAGGTGCTGCTCATGCACCGGCAGGACGCCGAATCCCACCCCGATCATCTGATCGCGCAGACCAACCGCGCGGTGGCGGAGCGGTACCGCGCGGACACCGCCTCGAGCTTCGAGATCCTCGATCTCCCCGCGCCGACGACACTGCGCGACGAAGAGGGCTTCGTCGACTACAGCTACATCAATCACGTCGTGCTCAACGGCGCGGTGCTGGCCTGCGCGTTCGACGACCCGGCCGACGACCAGGCCCTCGCCACCCTGCGCGAGGTGTATCCCGGACGCCGGGTGATCGGGATCGACGCGCGCCCGCTGTTCGCCCGCGGCGGCGGGATCCACTGCATCACCCAGCAGCAGCCGAAGGTCGGCTGA
- a CDS encoding aldehyde dehydrogenase (NADP(+)), whose amino-acid sequence MSHETLSPELEAVVARAAAAAPAFAATSPEDRARAIVAVADALETAKSDLVTIGIRETGLTEARLSSEVTRTAVQLRLFADTLVDGGYLDARIDPADPDFALGVRPDIRRTHLPLGPVINFSASNFPFAFSVMGGDSAAILAAGCPLIVKAHSGHPELSDATAEVAATALAAAGMPDGVFHLIHGREAGVAVLKDPRIKAGAFTGSITVGRLLADIAANRPAPIPFYGELGSVNPVFITAGAIAERADVIASGYLTSVSGSAGQLCTKPGFAFIPAGSALPEAIRAAADELPEHRLLDPRIARSFAERRDAILASPGVRPVIDGGIRFDEHGHGWATPTIVAVSLDDFRHSKEALVEEAFGPLSILVETPADTDHAALMPEFTEGNLTGTLHLSADEATGDTPNAAELHALVDALAQQVGRVLFNGWSTGVAVTPAQQHGGPWPATTNDSSTSVGTAAITRFLRPVAYQNAPTAFLPAPLRDDNPLSVPQSIAPAGESKSWGHRWH is encoded by the coding sequence ATGTCCCACGAGACCCTCTCTCCCGAGCTCGAGGCCGTCGTCGCGCGCGCCGCCGCGGCAGCTCCCGCGTTCGCCGCGACCAGCCCCGAAGACCGCGCCCGCGCGATCGTCGCCGTCGCCGATGCGCTCGAAACCGCGAAGAGCGACCTCGTCACCATCGGCATCCGCGAGACCGGCCTCACCGAAGCCCGCCTCTCCAGCGAGGTCACCCGCACCGCCGTGCAGCTGCGCCTCTTCGCAGACACCCTCGTCGACGGCGGCTACCTCGACGCCCGCATCGATCCCGCAGACCCCGACTTCGCCCTCGGCGTGCGCCCCGACATCCGCCGCACCCACCTGCCCCTCGGCCCGGTCATCAACTTCTCGGCCTCCAACTTCCCCTTCGCGTTCTCCGTCATGGGCGGCGACTCCGCCGCGATCCTCGCCGCCGGCTGCCCCCTGATCGTCAAAGCCCACTCCGGCCACCCCGAACTCTCCGACGCGACCGCCGAGGTCGCCGCGACCGCCCTCGCCGCCGCCGGCATGCCCGACGGCGTGTTCCACCTCATCCACGGCCGCGAAGCCGGCGTCGCCGTCCTCAAGGATCCCCGCATCAAAGCGGGCGCCTTCACCGGCTCCATCACCGTCGGCCGCCTCCTCGCCGACATCGCCGCGAACCGCCCCGCCCCCATCCCGTTCTACGGCGAACTCGGCAGCGTCAACCCCGTCTTCATCACCGCCGGCGCCATCGCCGAACGCGCCGACGTGATCGCGAGCGGCTACCTCACCAGCGTCTCAGGCTCCGCCGGACAGCTCTGCACCAAACCCGGCTTCGCCTTCATCCCCGCAGGATCCGCCCTCCCCGAGGCGATCCGCGCCGCAGCCGACGAACTCCCCGAGCACCGCCTCCTCGACCCCCGCATCGCGCGAAGCTTCGCCGAGCGCCGCGACGCGATCCTCGCCTCCCCCGGCGTGCGCCCCGTCATCGACGGCGGCATCCGCTTCGACGAGCACGGGCACGGCTGGGCCACCCCCACCATCGTCGCCGTCTCCCTCGACGACTTCCGCCACAGCAAGGAAGCCCTCGTCGAAGAAGCCTTCGGCCCCCTCTCCATCCTCGTCGAAACCCCCGCCGACACCGACCACGCCGCCCTCATGCCCGAGTTCACCGAAGGCAACCTCACCGGCACCCTCCACCTCAGCGCAGACGAAGCCACCGGCGACACCCCCAACGCCGCCGAACTGCACGCCCTCGTCGACGCCCTCGCCCAGCAAGTCGGACGCGTCCTCTTCAACGGCTGGTCCACCGGCGTCGCCGTCACCCCCGCACAACAACACGGCGGCCCCTGGCCCGCCACCACCAACGACTCCAGCACCTCCGTCGGCACCGCCGCCATCACCCGATTCCTCCGCCCCGTCGCCTACCAGAACGCCCCCACCGCATTCCTCCCCGCACCCCTCCGCGACGACAACCCCCTCAGCGTGCCACAATCCATCGCACCCGCCGGAGAATCCAAGAGCTGGGGACACCGCTGGCACTGA
- a CDS encoding META domain-containing protein → MKKTLAVLGLLATALLGLSACAAAASTDLVGVWGDPENEGSPSLEFTAGADDAEGEYSGTDGCNRVGGAYTVSGTTVDLGMMRSTLMFCEGVDTWLSEARTATLEGDALAFLDEDGQQIGTLARQSGS, encoded by the coding sequence ATGAAGAAGACACTTGCGGTTCTGGGCCTGCTGGCGACCGCGCTCCTCGGACTGTCCGCATGCGCCGCCGCGGCCAGCACCGATCTCGTCGGCGTCTGGGGCGACCCGGAGAACGAGGGCAGCCCGTCGCTGGAGTTCACCGCGGGCGCCGACGACGCCGAGGGCGAGTACAGCGGCACCGACGGCTGCAATCGCGTCGGCGGCGCCTACACGGTGAGCGGCACCACCGTCGATCTCGGCATGATGCGCTCGACCCTCATGTTCTGCGAGGGCGTCGACACCTGGCTCTCCGAGGCGCGCACAGCGACGCTCGAGGGAGATGCGCTGGCCTTCCTCGACGAGGACGGCCAGCAGATCGGAACGCTCGCGCGCCAGAGCGGCTCCTAG
- a CDS encoding ATP-binding cassette domain-containing protein: MRVSAYRLGHRFGDGHWLFRGLTADFLPGHVYALTGPSGSGKSTLLSLLAGWEAPLEGSVKRIGDGRVAWVFQNPHGVPNRTALDHVALPGLARGEEPARADADARLLLERFGLARVAGRPFSALSGGEAQRLMLARGIACEPALLLVDEPTAQLDLATAREVNDSLARISAEDTIVVVATHDERTRDACTDIVDLRKYQVAPSRDAGP; encoded by the coding sequence ATGCGAGTGAGCGCGTACCGGCTGGGGCATCGCTTCGGGGACGGGCACTGGCTGTTCCGGGGGCTGACTGCGGACTTCCTCCCCGGTCACGTCTACGCGCTCACCGGCCCATCGGGCTCGGGCAAGAGCACGCTGCTCAGCCTGCTCGCCGGATGGGAGGCGCCCCTCGAAGGATCGGTCAAGCGGATCGGCGACGGCAGGGTCGCCTGGGTGTTTCAGAACCCTCATGGCGTTCCGAACCGTACCGCGCTCGATCACGTCGCGCTTCCGGGTCTCGCCCGTGGTGAGGAGCCGGCCCGTGCCGACGCCGATGCGCGCCTGCTGCTCGAGCGGTTCGGGCTCGCGCGTGTCGCCGGTCGGCCGTTCAGCGCGCTCTCCGGAGGAGAGGCGCAGCGTCTCATGCTCGCGCGCGGCATCGCTTGCGAGCCGGCACTGCTGCTCGTCGACGAACCGACGGCGCAGCTCGACCTCGCCACAGCACGTGAGGTGAACGACTCGCTCGCGCGGATCTCCGCCGAAGACACGATCGTCGTCGTGGCGACGCACGATGAGCGGACGCGCGACGCCTGCACCGACATCGTGGACCTCCGGAAGTATCAGGTCGCCCCGTCTCGGGATGCCGGACCGTGA